The Nitrospira sp. genome has a segment encoding these proteins:
- the hpnH gene encoding adenosyl-hopene transferase HpnH, whose protein sequence is MAVPISQMYTVASYVLSNKLKGIKRYPLVLMLEPLFRCNLACAGCGKIQYPDHVLDKRLTPEQCWAAAEECGAPIVAIPGGEPMIHPEIGRIVEGLVAQKRYLYVCTNAILMERKLKEFTPSKYLTFSVHMDGLKKEHDLAVCRDGVYDVAVKAIKEALRLGHRVTTNTTLFDDANPDRVRQFFDEMMSLGVEGMMISPGYSYHKAPDQQHFLKKAKTKELFSKILGQPKGSWKFNQSPLFLDFLMGKKEYQCTPWGNPTYNVFGWQKPCYLLQEGYAKSFRELMETTAWQDYGTSANEKCAECMVHCGYEASAVSDTFGTVSGFARTAKLTLMPTSR, encoded by the coding sequence ATGGCTGTTCCGATTTCCCAGATGTATACCGTGGCGAGTTATGTCCTTTCGAATAAGCTGAAGGGGATCAAGCGATATCCCTTGGTGTTGATGCTGGAACCGCTGTTTCGCTGCAATCTGGCTTGTGCCGGCTGCGGGAAAATTCAGTATCCTGATCATGTTCTTGATAAGCGGTTGACTCCTGAGCAGTGCTGGGCCGCGGCTGAGGAATGTGGTGCGCCGATCGTCGCGATCCCAGGAGGGGAGCCGATGATCCATCCCGAAATCGGACGGATCGTTGAGGGCTTGGTGGCACAGAAGCGCTATCTCTATGTCTGCACGAATGCGATCTTGATGGAACGCAAACTCAAAGAGTTCACACCGTCGAAGTATCTGACGTTCAGTGTACATATGGATGGATTGAAGAAGGAGCACGATCTCGCAGTCTGCCGAGACGGGGTCTACGATGTGGCGGTCAAGGCGATCAAGGAAGCGCTGAGGCTGGGCCATCGCGTGACGACGAACACCACGCTGTTCGACGATGCCAACCCGGATCGGGTGCGCCAGTTCTTTGATGAGATGATGTCGCTCGGCGTGGAAGGCATGATGATTTCGCCGGGCTATAGTTATCACAAAGCGCCGGATCAACAACATTTCCTGAAGAAGGCCAAGACAAAGGAGCTGTTCTCAAAGATTCTCGGTCAGCCGAAGGGGTCGTGGAAGTTCAATCAGTCGCCGCTCTTCCTGGATTTTCTGATGGGGAAGAAAGAGTATCAGTGCACGCCCTGGGGGAATCCCACGTACAATGTGTTCGGCTGGCAGAAGCCCTGTTACCTCTTGCAGGAAGGGTATGCGAAGAGTTTCCGCGAGTTGATGGAGACGACGGCCTGGCAGGACTACGGCACAAGCGCCAACGAGAAATGCGCCGAATGCATGGTCCATTGTGGATATGAGGCTTCGGCGGTAAGTGATACGTTCGGCACCGTGTCAGGCTTTGCGCGTACGGCGAAGTTGACATTAATGCCCACCTCGCGATAA
- a CDS encoding cytochrome c: MRFRVCHVPIVLILGLLVGCGGGEQGEGPIVPPPPSPAEYAEKHMPSGWWGDAQKLEEGRKLFVGEANPDVNCASCHGKDGKPVKAGATDFRNPERMKLYSDSVWFWRISEGVPNTKMKGWKSKLSEDDRWKLVLFERSFGLPGKVWSVEKSQWVDAGAK; encoded by the coding sequence ATGCGGTTCCGAGTTTGTCATGTCCCGATTGTGCTGATTCTTGGATTGCTCGTTGGGTGTGGTGGGGGTGAGCAGGGTGAAGGCCCAATCGTGCCTCCACCTCCGTCCCCTGCTGAATATGCAGAAAAGCATATGCCGTCAGGATGGTGGGGAGATGCACAAAAGTTGGAAGAAGGGCGTAAGCTTTTTGTAGGTGAGGCGAATCCGGATGTCAATTGCGCCAGCTGTCACGGGAAAGATGGGAAGCCGGTCAAGGCAGGGGCCACGGACTTTCGAAATCCAGAACGCATGAAACTCTATTCTGACTCTGTATGGTTTTGGCGGATCTCGGAGGGGGTGCCCAATACCAAGATGAAGGGATGGAAAAGTAAGCTCTCGGAAGATGACCGATGGAAGCTTGTCTTGTTTGAGCGAAGTTTTGGTCTGCCTGGAAAAGTTTGGAGTGTGGAAAAGAGTCAGTGGGTTGACGCAGGCGCCAAGTGA